From the genome of Planctomycetota bacterium:
GGTGTCTGCATGCGTCGAGCATTGAAGCTTTTGTCCGTCTTCGTAACGCTCACGCCGGTCTGGCTGGTCCTGGCATGGCTGGTGTGGACGTTCGCCGCAACCCGCGCGATGGAGGCCGGGCACCAACGCCTGCTCGATGCCGACTTCGGATTCGACGTGGTGACCGCCCAGCAACGCTTGGGCGACATCCCCGACGACCGCAACGCGGCACCGATCATCGACAAGGCCGTGCAGTCACTCGTGCTCGAAACCGCCGCCATGCGTGAGACTTATTGCAGCGACCTACATCTCGTTTCCTTGCAAGACGAACTCTCTCAAACGCCGCAGGAGCAGACGGAGATGTTACGGGTGGCCGAGATCGCGACATACATCGACGCCGGGCTGACTTCCGAGCAGGCGATCGTCGCGGTCGCAGAGCATGGGTTTGCGACGACGGTGTACCCGAGCAGTTGGCAGGCCGCGGTCGTCGCCGTCGACGACAACTCAGCAGCTCTTCAAGAGCTCTTCCCACTTGAACAACTGGCCGAGGGTCATCGCGTCGAAGCACGTCGGCCGCATCCGTATCGCAATCTCATTTCGGTGATGGAGATGATCGACGCGCAGCTGCCGCATCTTGAGGCCGTTGGCGAATTGAACCGACTCGTGTGGATGTCGGCCGCCTTGAAGTGGCACGACGGCGACCACGCCGACGCGCTTGCGACAATTCGATTGATCGAGTTTCACGCCCAGGCCTTAGGCAGTTCAACACACGTTTGGCTCGACGGGGTTTACGCGCTCAGTTCGCACACGGTGGCGGCGGAACGTGTCGCCGAACTGCTGCCTTGGGTCGATCTGTCGGACGCTTCGGTTTGTGCCGAGGCCGAGATTTGGTTGGCCATGTTGCTCGATGACGATCCGATTAACGTCGCGTTGACCAACGCCATCGCCGGCTCAACAGCCGTGGCACAAACGAAGCTCCGTCACGACGACGCGACGGCGTTTGGGGTTGTCGGCCGACCGGCCCACCGACAAAGCGCCGCCGACCTCGCCGACTACGCCATCGAGTTGAAGCAGGCGTTGGATCAAGCGGGGACAATGGCCGAAACCGAGGCCAAACTTCCGCCCGAACCCGAGAGTTGGTACGGCACCATCGCGTACATCATGGCGAATCCGGTGTACGGCCGACATGCGGCAGAGATGCGGTTTCGGTCCGAGCGAACGCGCTTGCTCGCCGCGACGGTCATCGCAACCTCGCTGTATCGAAACGAGCACGGCGACTGGCCCGAATCGCTCTCCGACTGTGTGCCGGACTACTTGCCGGTCGAGGCGATCAACCCCATGACCGGCACACCGATCCGCTACAGCTCCGGCGACGAGGTCGATCCCCGTCCACGCGTTTGGACCGTCGGCCCGGACGGAGAAGATGACGGCGGGCGTGCGCCGGTCGACGATCGTGACAGCGATGCTGACAACGTCCGTTATCTCGACTCTGGCCCGCCGCCACCACGCACCTGGTGGGTCGCTACGCACCGTGACTCCGCCGGTGTTACAATCGCCCCATGGAGCAGCCGGTCCCGACCAACAAGCGCTACACATGGGAGGAGTATCTCGCGTTCGAGGAGAGCTCACCGGTGAAGCACGAGTTTCACGACGGCAAGCTCGTACCGATCCAATGGATCGGAGATGGACCCGCGCCCGAAGGAATGGCGGGAGGAACCGAGAATCACTCGTCAATCTCGATCGGTGTCTCGAGCACACTTCGCACCGCCCTGCGAGGTAAACCGTGCAAGGTCCACGGCAGCGAGCTGAAGCTTCAAGTCCCCGCAGCGCTTCGGGGCTACTACCCGGACGCTATGATTATCTGTGGCGACACGGAGTACCCGCCGGACGACAAGCATCGCACCAGCGTGCTGAACCCGCGTGTCATCGTGGAAGTGCTCAGCGACTCCACCAGTGACTTTGATCTTGGAGAGAAGTTCGACCACTACCGACTTGTCGAGTCACTTCAAGAGTATGTCGTGATCAGTCAGACCGAACCACGGATTCGGGTGTTTCGACGCAACGATGATGGCACGTGGACGTTCGACGTTGCGGTAGGCTTGGACGCAACGGCCCGATTGGACTCGGTCGAGGTCGACCTACCGCTGGCGGAGGTTTATGCCGACGTGGAGTTCGACAAGTCGGACGCTAAGGCCTGAGCGGCGGCTTTGCCGGCGAGGTGGCCGGTGGCCCAGGCCCATTGAAAGTTGAAGCCGCCGATGCGGCCGTCGAGATCGAGGATCTCGCCGGCCAGATGAACGCCGTCGTGCTTGCGGCTGCTCATCGTTTTCCAGGCGACTTCGCTCAGCGGGACGCCGCCGGCGGTGACCTCGGCGTGGTTCCAGCCGCGGTCCTGTTCGACAGGCAACGGCAACGCCGTGAGCGTGTGAACGACCTTGCGGCGTTGATCCTTCTTGAGCTGCGCCAGCGGCGTGTCGGGCGCGACGCCGATGCTGGCGAGCATCGCGTCGACGACCTTCTCCGGCATCGGCGAGAGCCCGTCGATCGCGCGGCGGAGTGTCACGCTCGACTGACCGAGCAGCTTCGGCTCGACCGTGTCGAACCGCTCACCGGGCAGGAGGTTGAGCGTCCACTGCGGCTCGCCGCCGGCGAGCTTTGCCGCGAGAAAGTGTCGGCTCGCGTCCATCACCACTGGGCCGCTTAGGCCGAAGTGCGTCCAGAGCAGCGAGCTGGTCCGGCGGTCGATCGGCTTGCGATCCAGCGTCGTGACGATCTCCGCGTCGTGGCTGATGCCGGCCAGGTTGGCGTGAAAGAAGTGCTGTTGCAGGACGATCGAGACGAGTGCCGGGTGCGTGTCAGTGACGGTGTGGCCGAGCGCTTTGGCCAGTGCATAGCCGCCGCCGTCGGAGCCGGTCTTGGGCAGGCTTCGGCCGCCCGTGCAGACGATGAGTCGACGCGCGGTGAGCTTCTCGGTTTCGTTGATGAACAGTGTGAAGCCGTCGCCGGTCGGCACGATGCCGGTGACGCGCGACTCGGTGCGCAGGTCGACGCCGAGGTCCGCCAAGCGACCCAGCAGCGCGTCGAGCACGGTGCGGGCTTTGTCGGTGGTTGGAAAGAGCTTGCCGGTCGGCTCGCGCTTGAGCTGCACGCCCATGTCATCGAGCCAGCGGGTTGTGTCTTCGACCGTGAAGCTCGCGAGAACGTTCTTGACGAAGTTGCGGCTCGCCGCGTTGTAGTCCCGCACGTCCACGGCGTGGTGCGTGACGTTGCACCGCCCGCCGCCGGCAACGAGAATCTTTGCGCCGACCTTTCTCGCACCGTCGAGGAGCACGACGGATGCATCGGGGTTGGCCTGCTTGGCAAAAATGCCGGCCGACAGCCCGGCCGCCCCCGCGCCGACGATGGCGAGGTCGCACTGCATCAGCCGAGCATGCCCTTGAGATTCTCAAGGCTGATCTTCGCGCTCTTGAGGCTGTCATTGTCGATCCAACTGTTGTCCTGCTCG
Proteins encoded in this window:
- a CDS encoding Uma2 family endonuclease — encoded protein: MEQPVPTNKRYTWEEYLAFEESSPVKHEFHDGKLVPIQWIGDGPAPEGMAGGTENHSSISIGVSSTLRTALRGKPCKVHGSELKLQVPAALRGYYPDAMIICGDTEYPPDDKHRTSVLNPRVIVEVLSDSTSDFDLGEKFDHYRLVESLQEYVVISQTEPRIRVFRRNDDGTWTFDVAVGLDATARLDSVEVDLPLAEVYADVEFDKSDAKA
- a CDS encoding aminoacetone oxidase family FAD-binding enzyme, with protein sequence MQCDLAIVGAGAAGLSAGIFAKQANPDASVVLLDGARKVGAKILVAGGGRCNVTHHAVDVRDYNAASRNFVKNVLASFTVEDTTRWLDDMGVQLKREPTGKLFPTTDKARTVLDALLGRLADLGVDLRTESRVTGIVPTGDGFTLFINETEKLTARRLIVCTGGRSLPKTGSDGGGYALAKALGHTVTDTHPALVSIVLQQHFFHANLAGISHDAEIVTTLDRKPIDRRTSSLLWTHFGLSGPVVMDASRHFLAAKLAGGEPQWTLNLLPGERFDTVEPKLLGQSSVTLRRAIDGLSPMPEKVVDAMLASIGVAPDTPLAQLKKDQRRKVVHTLTALPLPVEQDRGWNHAEVTAGGVPLSEVAWKTMSSRKHDGVHLAGEILDLDGRIGGFNFQWAWATGHLAGKAAAQALASDLSNSTSA